A single region of the Gossypium arboreum isolate Shixiya-1 chromosome 12, ASM2569848v2, whole genome shotgun sequence genome encodes:
- the LOC108458634 gene encoding uncharacterized protein LOC108458634 → MEINNVAYIRIKEEETELEPEKQRKEEKEEEEEEENSCSSEVEFPLQEEPLPQILIDEKWSNRLFKFIAIGIPSAILVIIAIKWVGPLMLKKVIVPALQWEAHAFSTTERILVIVTSLALFPTLCLPSTPSMWMAGMAYGYIKGLLLVMMGVSLGVSLPFFVGSMFHTKIQRLLGKYPKEASILRLAGEGNLLHQFRTVTLIRISPLPYIMFNYAAVATNVRYIPYMMGTWVGMLPEVFIALYSGILIRSFAEATQYKRSLTPRQIIYNIVGFCASVTATIFIGIRTKKRLDRLQEEELIRVHEEEPTPE, encoded by the exons ATGGAAATTAATAATGTAGCCTATATTAGGATCAAAGAAGAAGAAACAGAACTCGAACCTGAGAAACAgcgaaaagaagaaaaagaggaagaagaagaagaagaaaattcttGTAGCTCCGAGGTCGAGTTTCCCTTACAGGAAGAACCTTTACCTCAAATCCTTATCGATGAGAAATGGTCGAATCGCTTGTTCAAGTTCATCGCCATTGGCATTCCTTCAGCCATTTTGGTCATAATTGCAATTAAATGGGTTGGACCCCTTATGTTGAAAAAG GTGATTGTCCCTGCTTTACAATGGGAGGCCCATGCATTCAGCACAACCGAGAGAATACTTGTAATTGTAACTTCATTAGCTCTGTTTCCAACTTTATGTTTGCCATCCACACCTTCAATGTGGATGGCTGGAATGGCTTATGGATACATTAAAGGGTTGCTACTAGTCATGATGGGGGTTTCTCTTGGTGTATCATTGCCTTTTTTTGTTGGTTCCATGTTTCACACTAAAATTCAA CGACTATTAGGAAAATATCCAAAGGAAGCTTCAATACTAAGACTCGCAGGAGAAGGTAACTTGCTTCATCAATTTCGAACAGTGACATTGATTAGGATCAGTCCATTGCCGTACATTATGTTTAACTACGCCGCCGTGGCGACCAACGTCCGCTACATCCCATACATGATGGGGACATGGGTGGGGATGTTGCCTGAAGTTTTTATTGCACTTTACAG TGGGATTTTGATACGATCTTTTGCTGAGGCAACACAATACAAAAGGAGCCTTACTCCAAGACAAATAATATACAACATCGTTGGATTCTGTGCATCTGTGACAGCAACAATTTTCATTGGCATCCGTACCAAAAAGCGACTCGACCGGCTACAAGAGGAAGAATTAATTCGAGTGCACGAGGAAGAGCCGACGCCTGAGTAG